Genomic segment of Acidiferrobacteraceae bacterium:
GTGTAAGAAGGAGCACCCCTTGACCCCGCTCGGACTGTGTCCGAGCGGGGTTTTCTTTTTTCTGGCTTGAATATTAGAGGACACTTATGTAGTTACACTTGCCAAAGTCATGGTCAGGAACTATGTACTACCATTAATTACACATTACATATTGAACTTCCGGAGGGGAGCAATGGGTGGGGTAAAAACACCTTCCAAGGTACGGATATCGATTGTCACTTTTACCGCGTTGGCAAGTTTTCTCTTGGTACAGGGAACGGCCCTCGCCGCTTCGAAGAAAACACTCACCTGGGTCGGGTGTGGCATTTCCAAGAAGGCCTTCATGAGTGAGGTCGCTGCCGCCTACGAAAAGAAGACTGGGGTGAAAATCAATCTTCAGGGTGGCGGTGCGACCAAGGGCATTCGCAAGGTTTCTGCGCAGCAAAGCGACCTGGGGGGTTCCTGTCGTCAGACCCTGGAGGATCCGACAACCTTTGCTCCCGACGTCCATGAACGTCGGGTACAGATGGATCCCGTGGCCTGGGATGCCCTGGCCGTGATCGTCCACAAGGGCAATCCGGTGAAGAACATTACCCTGGACCAGTTGCGCAAGGTGTACACCGGGCGGATCACCAACTGGAAACAGCTTGGGGGCAACAGCGCACCCATCGAGCTCTATGTCCGCAAGGGCAAGATCTCCGGTGTCGGACGCACCCTGCGCGAGCTCGTCTTCTATGACTATGAAAAGAACTTCAGCAGTCCACACCTCCATGTGGAGCGGTCTTCGGGGCCAATCGAAAAAGCGATCTCCAAGGAGGCTGTAAACGGGATTGCCGTGACCGGGATCAGCAGCGCGCGCAAGCGCAAGGTCAAGGTCCTGGATCTGGAAGGAAAGGATCCCAGCTACAACAACATCAAGAACGGTGACTACCTGCTGTATCGTCCCCTGTTCCTGGTGACCAACCTCGCCAGCTTCAGCAATCCGGAAGTGCGGAAGTTCAGCGAATACGTCCACAGCGAGGAAGGCAAGGCGGTTATCCGCAGGGCTGGAACCGTACCTTAC
This window contains:
- a CDS encoding substrate-binding domain-containing protein; its protein translation is MGGVKTPSKVRISIVTFTALASFLLVQGTALAASKKTLTWVGCGISKKAFMSEVAAAYEKKTGVKINLQGGGATKGIRKVSAQQSDLGGSCRQTLEDPTTFAPDVHERRVQMDPVAWDALAVIVHKGNPVKNITLDQLRKVYTGRITNWKQLGGNSAPIELYVRKGKISGVGRTLRELVFYDYEKNFSSPHLHVERSSGPIEKAISKEAVNGIAVTGISSARKRKVKVLDLEGKDPSYNNIKNGDYLLYRPLFLVTNLASFSNPEVRKFSEYVHSEEGKAVIRRAGTVPYEDAIGLWLKYLNSVRKAQENGLRQRSS